From Strix uralensis isolate ZFMK-TIS-50842 chromosome 1, bStrUra1, whole genome shotgun sequence, a single genomic window includes:
- the CCM2 gene encoding cerebral cavernous malformations 2 protein isoform X2: MEEEGKKGKKPGIVSPFKRVFLKGEKGRDKKAQEKVTERRPLHTVVVSLPDRVEPDVLLNDYIEKEVKYLGQLTSIPGYLNPSSRTEILHLIDNAKRAHQLPGQLTQEHDAVISLSAYNIKLVWRDGEDLILRVPIHDIASVSYIRDDSAHLVVLKTAQDPGISPSQSLCAESSKALTSGSLSESGVVPVEACCLVVLATENKVTAEELCSLLSQVFQIVYTESTIDFLDRAIFDGASTPTRHMSLHSDDSSTKVDVKESYETEASTFSFPETLDAGDNSPSSFSTQQSPHIKTVSESELSTTATELLQDYMMTLRTKLSSQEIQQFAMLLHEYRNGASIHEFCINLKQLYGDSRKFLLLGLRPFIPEKDSQHFENFLETIGVKDGRGIITDSFGRYRRTLSTTSNSTTNGNGAAGSSDDQSVPSEEDEWDRMISHISNDIEALGCSMDRDSS, from the exons CCTGGAATAGTGTCTCCTTTCAAACGAGTCTTCCTGAAGGGTGAAAAAGGTCGGGATAAAAAAGCCCAGGAGAAGGTTACGGAGAGACGGCCTCTACATACGGTGGTGGTGTCCCTGCCTGACCGCGTCGAACCAGACGTGCTGCTGAATGACTACATCGAGAAAGAAGTGAAG TATTTAGGTCAACTCACCTCCATCCCAGGGTACCTGAATCCCTCCAGCCGCACGGAAATCCTGCATTTGATCGATAATGCAAAG aGAGCGCACCAGCTCCCGGGGCAGCTGACCCAAGAACACGATGCTGTCATCAGCCTCTCTGCCTACAACATCAAGCTGGTGTGGCGGGATGGAGAAGATCTCATCCTCAGGGTCCCCATCCATGACATCGCGTCCGTTTCCTACATCCGAGATGACTCCGCTCACTTGGTCGTGCTGAAAACAG ctCAGGACCCCGGGATCTCCCCAAGCCAGAGTCTCTGTGCCGAAAGCTCCAAAGCGCTTACTTCGGGCTCGCTGTCTGAGAGCGGGGTGGTTCCTGTCGAAGCTTGTTGCTTGGTGGTCCTGGCTACAGAGAACAAA gtGACTGCCGAGGAGCTGTGCTCACTTCTCAGCCAAGTCTTCCAGATTGTTTACACTGAGTCCACGATAGACTTCTTGGACAGAGCAATATTCGATGGGGCGTCCACGCCGACACGGCACATGTCCTTACACAGCG ATGACTCTTCTACAAAAGTGGACGTTAAGGAATCTTACGAAACGGAAGCAAGCACTTT TTCCTTTCCAGAAACCTTGGACGCAGGTGACAactccccctcttccttctccacacAACAGTCTCCCCACATTAAGACAGTCAGCGAGAGCGAGCTGAGCACCACGGCAACAGAGCTGCTCCAGGACTACATGATGACG CTCCGGACGAAACTCTCTTCCCAGGAGATCCAGCAGTTTGCAATGCTCCTGCACGAGTATCGCAACGGGGCTTCGATCCATGAATTCTGCATCAACTTGAAGCAGCTCTATGGGGACAGCAGAAAGTTCCTGCTCTTAG GTCTTCGTCCCTTCATCCCCGAGAAGGACAGCCAACACTTTGAGAACTTCCTCGAGACCATCGGGGTGAAGGACGGCCGGGGCATCATCACAGACAGTTTCGGGAGGTACAGGCGGACGCTGAGCACCACCTCCAATTCCACCACCAACGGCAACGGCGCTGCTGGCAGCTCGGATGACCAGTCCGTCCCTTCGGAGGAGGACGAGTGGGACCGAATGATCTCGCACATCAGCAACGACATCGAAGCCCTGGGGTGCAGCATGGACCGCGATTCCTCCTGA
- the CCM2 gene encoding cerebral cavernous malformations 2 protein isoform X3, with product MENEPGIVSPFKRVFLKGEKGRDKKAQEKVTERRPLHTVVVSLPDRVEPDVLLNDYIEKEVKYLGQLTSIPGYLNPSSRTEILHLIDNAKRAHQLPGQLTQEHDAVISLSAYNIKLVWRDGEDLILRVPIHDIASVSYIRDDSAHLVVLKTAQDPGISPSQSLCAESSKALTSGSLSESGVVPVEACCLVVLATENKVTAEELCSLLSQVFQIVYTESTIDFLDRAIFDGASTPTRHMSLHSDDSSTKVDVKESYETEASTFSFPETLDAGDNSPSSFSTQQSPHIKTVSESELSTTATELLQDYMMTLRTKLSSQEIQQFAMLLHEYRNGASIHEFCINLKQLYGDSRKFLLLGLRPFIPEKDSQHFENFLETIGVKDGRGIITDSFGRYRRTLSTTSNSTTNGNGAAGSSDDQSVPSEEDEWDRMISHISNDIEALGCSMDRDSS from the exons ATGGAGAACGAG CCTGGAATAGTGTCTCCTTTCAAACGAGTCTTCCTGAAGGGTGAAAAAGGTCGGGATAAAAAAGCCCAGGAGAAGGTTACGGAGAGACGGCCTCTACATACGGTGGTGGTGTCCCTGCCTGACCGCGTCGAACCAGACGTGCTGCTGAATGACTACATCGAGAAAGAAGTGAAG TATTTAGGTCAACTCACCTCCATCCCAGGGTACCTGAATCCCTCCAGCCGCACGGAAATCCTGCATTTGATCGATAATGCAAAG aGAGCGCACCAGCTCCCGGGGCAGCTGACCCAAGAACACGATGCTGTCATCAGCCTCTCTGCCTACAACATCAAGCTGGTGTGGCGGGATGGAGAAGATCTCATCCTCAGGGTCCCCATCCATGACATCGCGTCCGTTTCCTACATCCGAGATGACTCCGCTCACTTGGTCGTGCTGAAAACAG ctCAGGACCCCGGGATCTCCCCAAGCCAGAGTCTCTGTGCCGAAAGCTCCAAAGCGCTTACTTCGGGCTCGCTGTCTGAGAGCGGGGTGGTTCCTGTCGAAGCTTGTTGCTTGGTGGTCCTGGCTACAGAGAACAAA gtGACTGCCGAGGAGCTGTGCTCACTTCTCAGCCAAGTCTTCCAGATTGTTTACACTGAGTCCACGATAGACTTCTTGGACAGAGCAATATTCGATGGGGCGTCCACGCCGACACGGCACATGTCCTTACACAGCG ATGACTCTTCTACAAAAGTGGACGTTAAGGAATCTTACGAAACGGAAGCAAGCACTTT TTCCTTTCCAGAAACCTTGGACGCAGGTGACAactccccctcttccttctccacacAACAGTCTCCCCACATTAAGACAGTCAGCGAGAGCGAGCTGAGCACCACGGCAACAGAGCTGCTCCAGGACTACATGATGACG CTCCGGACGAAACTCTCTTCCCAGGAGATCCAGCAGTTTGCAATGCTCCTGCACGAGTATCGCAACGGGGCTTCGATCCATGAATTCTGCATCAACTTGAAGCAGCTCTATGGGGACAGCAGAAAGTTCCTGCTCTTAG GTCTTCGTCCCTTCATCCCCGAGAAGGACAGCCAACACTTTGAGAACTTCCTCGAGACCATCGGGGTGAAGGACGGCCGGGGCATCATCACAGACAGTTTCGGGAGGTACAGGCGGACGCTGAGCACCACCTCCAATTCCACCACCAACGGCAACGGCGCTGCTGGCAGCTCGGATGACCAGTCCGTCCCTTCGGAGGAGGACGAGTGGGACCGAATGATCTCGCACATCAGCAACGACATCGAAGCCCTGGGGTGCAGCATGGACCGCGATTCCTCCTGA
- the CCM2 gene encoding cerebral cavernous malformations 2 protein isoform X4 → MPGIVSPFKRVFLKGEKGRDKKAQEKVTERRPLHTVVVSLPDRVEPDVLLNDYIEKEVKYLGQLTSIPGYLNPSSRTEILHLIDNAKRAHQLPGQLTQEHDAVISLSAYNIKLVWRDGEDLILRVPIHDIASVSYIRDDSAHLVVLKTAQDPGISPSQSLCAESSKALTSGSLSESGVVPVEACCLVVLATENKVTAEELCSLLSQVFQIVYTESTIDFLDRAIFDGASTPTRHMSLHSDDSSTKVDVKESYETEASTFSFPETLDAGDNSPSSFSTQQSPHIKTVSESELSTTATELLQDYMMTLRTKLSSQEIQQFAMLLHEYRNGASIHEFCINLKQLYGDSRKFLLLGLRPFIPEKDSQHFENFLETIGVKDGRGIITDSFGRYRRTLSTTSNSTTNGNGAAGSSDDQSVPSEEDEWDRMISHISNDIEALGCSMDRDSS, encoded by the exons ATG CCTGGAATAGTGTCTCCTTTCAAACGAGTCTTCCTGAAGGGTGAAAAAGGTCGGGATAAAAAAGCCCAGGAGAAGGTTACGGAGAGACGGCCTCTACATACGGTGGTGGTGTCCCTGCCTGACCGCGTCGAACCAGACGTGCTGCTGAATGACTACATCGAGAAAGAAGTGAAG TATTTAGGTCAACTCACCTCCATCCCAGGGTACCTGAATCCCTCCAGCCGCACGGAAATCCTGCATTTGATCGATAATGCAAAG aGAGCGCACCAGCTCCCGGGGCAGCTGACCCAAGAACACGATGCTGTCATCAGCCTCTCTGCCTACAACATCAAGCTGGTGTGGCGGGATGGAGAAGATCTCATCCTCAGGGTCCCCATCCATGACATCGCGTCCGTTTCCTACATCCGAGATGACTCCGCTCACTTGGTCGTGCTGAAAACAG ctCAGGACCCCGGGATCTCCCCAAGCCAGAGTCTCTGTGCCGAAAGCTCCAAAGCGCTTACTTCGGGCTCGCTGTCTGAGAGCGGGGTGGTTCCTGTCGAAGCTTGTTGCTTGGTGGTCCTGGCTACAGAGAACAAA gtGACTGCCGAGGAGCTGTGCTCACTTCTCAGCCAAGTCTTCCAGATTGTTTACACTGAGTCCACGATAGACTTCTTGGACAGAGCAATATTCGATGGGGCGTCCACGCCGACACGGCACATGTCCTTACACAGCG ATGACTCTTCTACAAAAGTGGACGTTAAGGAATCTTACGAAACGGAAGCAAGCACTTT TTCCTTTCCAGAAACCTTGGACGCAGGTGACAactccccctcttccttctccacacAACAGTCTCCCCACATTAAGACAGTCAGCGAGAGCGAGCTGAGCACCACGGCAACAGAGCTGCTCCAGGACTACATGATGACG CTCCGGACGAAACTCTCTTCCCAGGAGATCCAGCAGTTTGCAATGCTCCTGCACGAGTATCGCAACGGGGCTTCGATCCATGAATTCTGCATCAACTTGAAGCAGCTCTATGGGGACAGCAGAAAGTTCCTGCTCTTAG GTCTTCGTCCCTTCATCCCCGAGAAGGACAGCCAACACTTTGAGAACTTCCTCGAGACCATCGGGGTGAAGGACGGCCGGGGCATCATCACAGACAGTTTCGGGAGGTACAGGCGGACGCTGAGCACCACCTCCAATTCCACCACCAACGGCAACGGCGCTGCTGGCAGCTCGGATGACCAGTCCGTCCCTTCGGAGGAGGACGAGTGGGACCGAATGATCTCGCACATCAGCAACGACATCGAAGCCCTGGGGTGCAGCATGGACCGCGATTCCTCCTGA
- the CCM2 gene encoding cerebral cavernous malformations 2 protein isoform X1, with protein MPLTPTPRRFPFSPQPGIVSPFKRVFLKGEKGRDKKAQEKVTERRPLHTVVVSLPDRVEPDVLLNDYIEKEVKYLGQLTSIPGYLNPSSRTEILHLIDNAKRAHQLPGQLTQEHDAVISLSAYNIKLVWRDGEDLILRVPIHDIASVSYIRDDSAHLVVLKTAQDPGISPSQSLCAESSKALTSGSLSESGVVPVEACCLVVLATENKVTAEELCSLLSQVFQIVYTESTIDFLDRAIFDGASTPTRHMSLHSDDSSTKVDVKESYETEASTFSFPETLDAGDNSPSSFSTQQSPHIKTVSESELSTTATELLQDYMMTLRTKLSSQEIQQFAMLLHEYRNGASIHEFCINLKQLYGDSRKFLLLGLRPFIPEKDSQHFENFLETIGVKDGRGIITDSFGRYRRTLSTTSNSTTNGNGAAGSSDDQSVPSEEDEWDRMISHISNDIEALGCSMDRDSS; from the exons ATGCCCTTAACCCCAACACCACGAcgtttccctttctctcctcagCCTGGAATAGTGTCTCCTTTCAAACGAGTCTTCCTGAAGGGTGAAAAAGGTCGGGATAAAAAAGCCCAGGAGAAGGTTACGGAGAGACGGCCTCTACATACGGTGGTGGTGTCCCTGCCTGACCGCGTCGAACCAGACGTGCTGCTGAATGACTACATCGAGAAAGAAGTGAAG TATTTAGGTCAACTCACCTCCATCCCAGGGTACCTGAATCCCTCCAGCCGCACGGAAATCCTGCATTTGATCGATAATGCAAAG aGAGCGCACCAGCTCCCGGGGCAGCTGACCCAAGAACACGATGCTGTCATCAGCCTCTCTGCCTACAACATCAAGCTGGTGTGGCGGGATGGAGAAGATCTCATCCTCAGGGTCCCCATCCATGACATCGCGTCCGTTTCCTACATCCGAGATGACTCCGCTCACTTGGTCGTGCTGAAAACAG ctCAGGACCCCGGGATCTCCCCAAGCCAGAGTCTCTGTGCCGAAAGCTCCAAAGCGCTTACTTCGGGCTCGCTGTCTGAGAGCGGGGTGGTTCCTGTCGAAGCTTGTTGCTTGGTGGTCCTGGCTACAGAGAACAAA gtGACTGCCGAGGAGCTGTGCTCACTTCTCAGCCAAGTCTTCCAGATTGTTTACACTGAGTCCACGATAGACTTCTTGGACAGAGCAATATTCGATGGGGCGTCCACGCCGACACGGCACATGTCCTTACACAGCG ATGACTCTTCTACAAAAGTGGACGTTAAGGAATCTTACGAAACGGAAGCAAGCACTTT TTCCTTTCCAGAAACCTTGGACGCAGGTGACAactccccctcttccttctccacacAACAGTCTCCCCACATTAAGACAGTCAGCGAGAGCGAGCTGAGCACCACGGCAACAGAGCTGCTCCAGGACTACATGATGACG CTCCGGACGAAACTCTCTTCCCAGGAGATCCAGCAGTTTGCAATGCTCCTGCACGAGTATCGCAACGGGGCTTCGATCCATGAATTCTGCATCAACTTGAAGCAGCTCTATGGGGACAGCAGAAAGTTCCTGCTCTTAG GTCTTCGTCCCTTCATCCCCGAGAAGGACAGCCAACACTTTGAGAACTTCCTCGAGACCATCGGGGTGAAGGACGGCCGGGGCATCATCACAGACAGTTTCGGGAGGTACAGGCGGACGCTGAGCACCACCTCCAATTCCACCACCAACGGCAACGGCGCTGCTGGCAGCTCGGATGACCAGTCCGTCCCTTCGGAGGAGGACGAGTGGGACCGAATGATCTCGCACATCAGCAACGACATCGAAGCCCTGGGGTGCAGCATGGACCGCGATTCCTCCTGA